The following are encoded in a window of Candidatus Moraniibacteriota bacterium genomic DNA:
- a CDS encoding YraN family protein, with protein MWRNLFLKSKSFKKDLKKRGCQGENDACVFLKGKGYKIIERNFRNSKGYSLGEIDIIACKDNYLVFFEVKAGFGLKKDNLPPEMNITKDKLRKLHRIISCYLKEHPQWNRTPFSLDAIIITYDENENLKNIRHLEHIFL; from the coding sequence ATGTGGAGAAATTTATTTTTAAAGAGTAAATCTTTTAAAAAAGATTTAAAAAAAAGGGGTTGTCAAGGTGAAAATGATGCTTGTGTTTTTCTTAAAGGAAAAGGATATAAAATTATTGAAAGGAATTTTAGAAATTCTAAGGGCTATTCCTTGGGTGAAATTGACATTATAGCCTGTAAAGATAATTATTTAGTTTTTTTTGAAGTAAAGGCTGGTTTTGGATTAAAAAAAGATAATCTTCCACCAGAGATGAATATTACGAAAGATAAACTGAGAAAGTTGCATCGAATTATTTCTTGTTATTTAAAAGAACATCCTCAATGGAATCGGACACCTTTTTCTTTAGATGCAATCATAATTACTTATGATGAGAATGAAAATTTAAAAAATATTCGTCATTTAGAACATATATTTTTGTAA
- the pnp gene encoding polyribonucleotide nucleotidyltransferase, which produces MSKVNRWTMELEGRTLTVETGELAKQANGSVCVSYGETVVLATATMSKRQSGITGYFPLMVDYEERFYASGKIKGSRFIKREGRPTDEAILNGRLIDRTIRPLFDMRMRNDVQVIATVLSIDQENEPSVLSIIAASLALHISDIPWNGPIAALRIGRIDNAFIINPTNEERKLSDIDLVLSGSGDTINMIEAGAKQVSEDDIVKSFEYGTSYLKKISDFIRSIREDVGKEKSKPALLTWSDEFELGVRNILQENSYEDILFEKDSKVAKYDSLNEVSEKIFSYTQEWVASIEPKGQASKEAASLIVDIVADELVHKNVLLQGKRPDGRALSEVRKITCRTGVLPRTHGTGLFTRGETQALTVATLGAPGAEQILDSMEENDTKKRYMHHYNFPPYSVGEVRPMRGPGRREIGHGALAERALEPLLPTKEDFPYTIRLVSEVLESNGSSSMASVCGSTLALMDAGVPIQAPASGIAMGIIIGEKDFKVLSDIQGLEDHFGDMDFKVAGTQKGITALQMDVKVEGVTVEMLKEVLRQSHGNRMDILNSIVSEIASPREKLSPYAPRIIILQINPDKIRDVIGPGGKIINEIISETGVEIDIEDDGSIFITAVDELGAEKAKQWIENLTREVKSGELFNAKITRIMNFGAFAEVLPGQEGLIHISQLSKERVEKVETIVKIGDIVKVKVIEIDNLGRINLSMKEASE; this is translated from the coding sequence ATGAGTAAAGTGAATCGTTGGACAATGGAACTTGAGGGGAGAACACTTACTGTTGAAACAGGTGAGCTTGCGAAACAAGCAAATGGATCTGTTTGTGTGAGTTATGGAGAAACAGTTGTGTTAGCAACTGCTACCATGAGTAAAAGACAATCAGGAATTACAGGATATTTTCCTTTAATGGTTGACTATGAAGAACGATTTTATGCTTCCGGAAAAATTAAGGGTAGCCGATTCATTAAACGTGAGGGACGCCCAACAGACGAAGCGATTTTGAACGGACGTCTTATTGATAGAACGATCAGACCTTTATTTGATATGAGGATGAGAAATGATGTTCAAGTTATCGCTACGGTACTTTCTATAGATCAAGAAAATGAACCAAGTGTTCTTTCTATAATAGCAGCTTCACTCGCTCTTCATATCTCTGATATACCATGGAATGGCCCTATAGCCGCTTTGAGAATAGGGAGAATTGACAATGCTTTTATTATAAATCCTACAAATGAAGAAAGAAAATTAAGTGATATAGATCTCGTACTTTCAGGAAGTGGTGATACTATTAATATGATAGAGGCTGGTGCGAAACAAGTTTCAGAAGATGATATTGTTAAATCTTTTGAATACGGAACCTCTTATCTTAAAAAAATATCAGATTTTATTCGTTCCATAAGAGAAGATGTAGGAAAAGAAAAATCAAAACCCGCATTATTAACGTGGAGCGATGAATTTGAATTAGGCGTACGGAATATTTTGCAAGAGAATTCTTATGAAGATATTTTATTTGAAAAGGACTCTAAAGTAGCGAAGTATGATAGTTTGAATGAAGTAAGTGAAAAAATATTTTCTTATACACAAGAGTGGGTAGCTTCAATAGAACCAAAAGGACAAGCCTCAAAAGAAGCAGCTTCTCTTATTGTGGATATTGTAGCAGATGAACTTGTGCATAAGAATGTTTTATTACAAGGAAAACGTCCAGACGGAAGAGCTTTATCTGAAGTAAGAAAAATAACTTGTAGAACAGGTGTTTTGCCAAGGACTCATGGTACGGGTCTTTTTACGAGAGGGGAGACACAAGCTCTTACTGTGGCAACTTTAGGTGCTCCAGGAGCAGAACAGATACTAGATTCAATGGAAGAAAATGATACAAAAAAACGTTATATGCATCATTATAATTTTCCTCCATATTCTGTAGGTGAAGTTCGTCCGATGCGGGGACCAGGAAGAAGAGAAATTGGACATGGCGCGCTTGCTGAAAGAGCTTTGGAGCCATTACTTCCAACAAAAGAAGATTTTCCTTACACAATTCGTTTAGTGAGTGAAGTTTTAGAGTCAAACGGATCCTCGTCAATGGCTTCAGTGTGTGGTTCAACACTTGCTCTTATGGATGCAGGTGTTCCAATACAAGCTCCGGCAAGTGGAATTGCTATGGGTATTATTATTGGAGAAAAAGACTTTAAAGTATTATCAGACATTCAAGGACTCGAAGATCATTTCGGAGATATGGATTTTAAAGTTGCAGGTACCCAAAAAGGTATAACAGCATTACAAATGGACGTGAAAGTTGAAGGAGTTACTGTAGAAATGTTAAAAGAAGTTCTTCGTCAATCACACGGAAATAGAATGGACATCTTAAATTCTATAGTATCTGAAATTGCCTCTCCTAGAGAAAAATTATCACCTTATGCACCAAGAATTATCATTCTTCAAATTAATCCAGACAAGATAAGAGATGTTATTGGTCCTGGAGGAAAGATAATAAATGAAATTATTAGTGAAACGGGTGTAGAAATTGATATTGAAGATGACGGGTCTATCTTTATAACAGCAGTAGATGAATTAGGTGCTGAAAAGGCGAAACAATGGATTGAAAATCTTACACGTGAAGTGAAAAGTGGGGAATTATTTAATGCAAAAATTACTCGTATTATGAATTTCGGTGCTTTTGCAGAAGTCCTTCCTGGACAAGAAGGTCTAATACACATTTCACAGCTTTCAAAAGAAAGAGTTGAAAAAGTTGAAACAATAGTGAAGATTGGAGATATTGTGAAAGTTAAAGTAATTGAGATTGATAATCTTGGACGAATAAATCTCTCCATGAAAGAGGCTTCAGAATAG
- a CDS encoding YifB family Mg chelatase-like AAA ATPase, which produces MICSVNSGAVVGLEGKIIQVEADVLGNGLPSFILVGLPDVAVKESKSRVESALKNSGFSPPYAHGRVTVNLAPADLPKAGPLYDLPIALSFLVASGQLDYVNSNFLFVGELSLSGSLRPVRGILSIVCEAKNKGIEKIFIPYENLYEASVVDGIDIFGVKSLRELILYLRGKETLPTHQFVDKSYDFDEGRIIGESDFRFIRGQEYAKRALEIAAAGGHNVLLSGPPGSGKTLLARAVPTILPELNREESLEVTKIYSISGCLPRKIAVLKERPFRSPHHSASAVSLIGGGSNPRPGEITLAHRGVLFLDEFPEFPRSVLENLRQPLEEGFVVVSRAKQTIEFPSRFVLVAAMNPCPCGNAGDPQRLCSCTNSQRQKYQQKLSGPLLDRIDLQVEVPRLDVEKLQSEVSFSEAESSYDIRCRVVNARLVQKNRFEKEKIDLNSQLSTRAVGEYCSLDAECKTLLKEAISALKLSPRGYYRLIKTARTIADLEQNNEIGVAHIAEAIQYRFRYES; this is translated from the coding sequence ATGATATGCAGTGTTAATTCTGGAGCGGTGGTTGGATTAGAGGGAAAGATTATTCAAGTAGAAGCGGATGTTTTAGGAAATGGACTCCCAAGTTTTATACTTGTGGGATTGCCGGATGTGGCTGTAAAAGAATCAAAAAGTCGCGTTGAATCAGCTTTAAAGAATAGTGGATTCTCTCCTCCATATGCACATGGAAGAGTTACTGTTAATTTGGCCCCTGCTGATTTACCTAAAGCAGGTCCTCTTTATGATCTTCCTATAGCTTTAAGCTTCCTTGTTGCATCAGGACAATTGGATTATGTAAATTCAAATTTTCTCTTTGTGGGGGAATTATCGCTTTCCGGAAGCTTGCGACCTGTTCGTGGAATTTTATCAATTGTATGTGAAGCTAAAAATAAAGGGATAGAAAAAATTTTTATCCCCTATGAAAATTTATATGAAGCTTCCGTGGTGGATGGAATTGATATTTTTGGTGTAAAATCTTTGCGAGAGTTAATACTATATCTTCGAGGAAAAGAAACGCTCCCGACGCATCAATTTGTTGATAAATCTTATGATTTTGATGAGGGAAGAATTATTGGAGAAAGCGATTTTAGATTTATTCGCGGACAGGAATATGCTAAACGCGCTTTAGAGATCGCTGCTGCTGGAGGACATAATGTTCTTCTTTCAGGCCCTCCAGGATCGGGAAAAACACTTTTAGCTCGTGCCGTTCCTACAATACTCCCAGAACTTAATCGAGAAGAAAGTTTAGAGGTTACAAAAATTTATTCTATTTCTGGTTGTTTACCAAGAAAAATTGCTGTTTTGAAAGAGCGACCATTTAGAAGTCCGCATCATAGCGCAAGTGCCGTCTCACTTATAGGAGGAGGTTCTAATCCTCGGCCCGGGGAAATAACTTTAGCGCATAGAGGTGTATTATTTTTGGATGAATTTCCAGAATTTCCAAGAAGCGTATTGGAGAATCTGAGACAGCCATTGGAAGAAGGATTTGTTGTTGTTTCAAGAGCGAAACAAACAATAGAATTTCCTTCACGATTTGTTCTTGTTGCGGCGATGAATCCCTGTCCTTGTGGGAATGCAGGAGATCCACAACGTTTGTGTAGTTGTACGAATAGTCAAAGACAAAAGTATCAACAAAAATTATCAGGGCCACTTCTTGATAGAATAGACTTGCAAGTAGAAGTTCCACGTTTGGATGTGGAAAAACTTCAATCCGAAGTTTCTTTTTCTGAAGCAGAATCAAGTTATGATATCCGATGTCGTGTTGTTAATGCTAGATTGGTACAAAAAAATCGTTTTGAAAAAGAGAAGATAGATTTAAATAGCCAGCTTTCAACGAGGGCTGTTGGAGAATATTGCTCATTGGATGCAGAATGTAAGACTTTATTGAAAGAAGCTATCTCAGCTCTTAAATTGAGTCCCCGAGGGTATTATAGGTTAATAAAAACAGCACGTACTATTGCGGATTTGGAACAAAATAATGAAATTGGTGTTGCTCATATAGCTGAGGCGATACAGTATAGATTCCGTTATGAATCATAA
- the rsmA gene encoding ribosomal RNA small subunit methyltransferase A, with translation MDAKKSLGQNFLQDKQVIEKIISAIAPCEGELIVEIGPGEGVLTEQLIHAGAIVVAIELDDRLIPILKEKFKNYSNAFIVHQDILKTDIGKIFSELNLNTVLCEKSVENEKKKNLQSSKGTFRMIGNLPYYITSPIIRKFLEMKQSPREMFFMIQKEVAERICAPLGEMSILSVAVQYYARPEIQFFVSKEAFEPVPKVESAFVLIKKECEKNNENTDLFFRVVRTGFSARRKTLANNIVNGFPIKKEMMENFLLQIDLKEKVRAQDLSVNDWKKITNFLKENYI, from the coding sequence ATGGATGCAAAAAAATCACTGGGACAAAATTTTTTACAAGATAAACAGGTGATAGAAAAAATTATTTCTGCGATCGCCCCATGTGAGGGGGAGCTTATAGTGGAAATTGGTCCCGGAGAGGGTGTTTTAACAGAGCAACTTATTCATGCGGGTGCTATCGTGGTAGCTATTGAATTAGATGATCGATTAATACCTATTTTGAAAGAAAAATTTAAAAATTATTCTAATGCGTTTATTGTTCATCAAGATATTTTAAAAACAGATATTGGAAAAATTTTTTCGGAATTAAATCTTAATACGGTTTTGTGCGAAAAGAGTGTGGAAAATGAAAAAAAGAAAAACCTTCAAAGTTCAAAGGGGACGTTTCGAATGATTGGAAATTTACCTTATTATATAACCTCACCTATTATTCGAAAATTTTTAGAAATGAAACAATCTCCGAGGGAAATGTTTTTTATGATACAAAAAGAGGTTGCTGAAAGAATATGTGCTCCTTTGGGAGAAATGAGCATTTTGTCTGTGGCGGTGCAATATTATGCTCGCCCAGAAATACAATTTTTTGTTTCTAAAGAGGCATTTGAACCAGTTCCAAAAGTGGAAAGTGCTTTTGTTTTAATAAAAAAAGAATGTGAAAAAAATAATGAAAATACAGATTTATTTTTTCGAGTTGTGAGAACGGGTTTTTCTGCTCGAAGAAAAACATTGGCTAATAACATTGTGAATGGGTTTCCTATAAAAAAAGAAATGATGGAAAATTTCCTTCTCCAAATAGATTTAAAGGAAAAAGTTAGAGCTCAAGACTTAAGTGTAAATGACTGGAAAAAAATAACAAATTTTCTAAAAGAAAATTACATATAA
- a CDS encoding G5 domain-containing protein: MKIRISFIIFLFLLSGSFFYFVFAKDSSKTSDLTREFFICEEEKEYPVRLDGPLTVNDALQKLGIVLLEGDTIFPSKDVFIDSGLRLYIQRKKTVHITMKDKKYELNTNTSFVSNVLAENNIILKKEDITFPEKGVPVVDGMEIQVIRVEIQEDKKKEMIPYKIQAEESNALGWREKKIIQKGEKGEKQLTYEVLKHDSKEIKRKLIRTEIVKDPVDEKVVQGAYVKLGKKHTGFGTWYSFTGTDAAASPWLPLGSHVRVTNTINGKSVIVVINDRGPFGENRIIDLDKVAFEKIASIGAGVIEVKVEEILN; encoded by the coding sequence ATGAAGATTCGTATTTCTTTTATTATATTTCTTTTTCTGTTATCGGGCTCATTTTTTTATTTTGTATTCGCTAAAGATTCTTCTAAAACGAGTGATCTTACTCGTGAGTTTTTTATTTGTGAAGAAGAAAAGGAATATCCGGTGAGGCTTGATGGACCACTAACAGTAAATGATGCTCTACAAAAGCTAGGAATAGTTCTTTTGGAGGGTGATACTATTTTTCCATCCAAAGATGTTTTTATTGATTCGGGGTTACGACTCTATATTCAGAGAAAAAAAACAGTTCACATTACTATGAAAGATAAAAAATATGAATTGAATACTAATACATCCTTTGTTTCTAATGTCTTAGCTGAAAATAATATAATTTTAAAAAAAGAAGACATTACCTTTCCTGAAAAGGGAGTTCCTGTGGTTGATGGAATGGAAATACAAGTTATTCGAGTTGAAATACAAGAAGATAAGAAAAAGGAAATGATTCCTTATAAAATACAAGCGGAAGAGAGTAACGCTTTAGGTTGGAGGGAAAAAAAGATTATTCAAAAAGGAGAAAAGGGTGAAAAACAATTAACGTATGAAGTTTTAAAGCATGACAGTAAGGAAATCAAGAGAAAACTTATACGAACTGAGATTGTAAAAGATCCGGTGGATGAAAAAGTGGTGCAAGGAGCGTATGTGAAGCTTGGTAAAAAACATACTGGTTTTGGAACGTGGTATTCTTTTACAGGCACAGACGCTGCTGCAAGTCCCTGGTTGCCTCTAGGAAGTCATGTAAGAGTAACTAATACGATAAACGGAAAATCAGTTATTGTAGTTATAAATGATAGGGGGCCGTTTGGAGAAAATAGAATTATAGATTTAGATAAGGTGGCGTTTGAAAAAATAGCATCTATAGGTGCTGGTGTTATTGAAGTTAAAGTTGAAGAAATTTTAAATTAA
- a CDS encoding UbiA family prenyltransferase — translation MKLIILKLERIISLLENTKISFSLWIGTFLSIIFSRILIENLLGGFSHREIHFLFSEFSHTFLFFLLSYCVFLVLLSKTTKTNISATANVLLWGFLIILIPPIIDYFISHGRGLWSFYEFDSLEGLLRGFFTFFGDTPNMGITYGVRIEVILSLFLFFVYVFIKTKDYLRALLTTFIAYTFFFILGTFPSWIAFFVLGWEKGFMEVTSVDIAGMFLSPETSLSYTPGNIINSLNAKMSIIYAYILFNIIPLFSFFFYPKETKSLFLNIRVPQTIYHAGLVYVGAGIALLFSQNPINFLTFFNGLALVLLTLTAITAWLTSVVVNDIFDESIDAITNTHRPLIQKTISKNSYKKVGWTLFFLSLFLAGIAHPYAIALVFVYHALTWLYNAPPFRLKRIPFIATFLGSIASFIIILLGYIAFDTTGIITDIPWEIIFLLLFSYTISLPIKDFKDIKGDKKNNIWTLPVLMGEKYARLFVATGIFFSFILSALILNAKNIIPWALIFSTIAFFIVSNPNLSILNKKITPQMLPGFIIGLVFLYTLILLFSIL, via the coding sequence ATGAAACTTATTATTTTAAAATTAGAGAGGATAATTAGCCTCCTAGAAAATACAAAAATTTCCTTTTCTCTTTGGATTGGGACCTTTTTAAGTATAATTTTTTCTAGAATCCTTATTGAAAATTTGCTTGGAGGTTTTTCTCACAGAGAAATACATTTTCTTTTTTCGGAATTTTCTCATACGTTTCTTTTTTTCCTTCTTTCTTATTGTGTATTCCTTGTTCTTTTATCTAAAACGACAAAAACAAATATTTCAGCCACAGCAAATGTTCTTCTTTGGGGCTTTCTTATAATTCTTATTCCTCCCATTATAGATTATTTTATCTCTCATGGGAGAGGTCTTTGGAGTTTCTATGAATTTGACAGCTTGGAAGGTCTTTTGCGTGGATTTTTCACTTTTTTTGGAGATACTCCTAATATGGGAATTACCTATGGAGTTCGCATTGAGGTTATTTTGTCACTTTTCCTTTTTTTTGTTTATGTTTTTATTAAAACAAAAGACTATTTGCGAGCCCTTCTTACAACCTTTATTGCCTATACGTTCTTTTTTATACTTGGCACATTTCCTTCATGGATTGCATTCTTCGTACTTGGCTGGGAGAAAGGATTTATGGAAGTTACTTCTGTTGATATAGCGGGAATGTTTCTTTCTCCTGAAACATCCCTCTCTTATACTCCCGGGAACATCATAAATTCACTTAATGCAAAAATGAGCATTATTTACGCCTATATTCTTTTCAATATCATTCCTCTATTTTCTTTTTTCTTCTACCCCAAAGAAACAAAATCACTTTTTCTTAATATTCGAGTACCCCAAACTATTTACCACGCAGGGCTTGTTTATGTTGGGGCTGGTATTGCCCTCCTTTTTTCACAAAATCCAATAAACTTTCTAACTTTTTTTAATGGATTAGCCCTTGTTCTTCTTACCTTAACTGCGATAACAGCGTGGCTTACCAGCGTAGTAGTTAATGATATTTTCGATGAATCCATAGATGCTATTACAAATACCCATAGACCCCTTATACAGAAAACTATTTCAAAAAACTCCTACAAAAAAGTTGGTTGGACTCTCTTCTTTCTCTCTTTATTTTTAGCAGGAATAGCTCATCCCTATGCAATAGCCTTAGTTTTTGTGTATCACGCTCTCACATGGCTCTACAATGCACCTCCGTTTCGTCTCAAACGAATTCCTTTCATTGCAACATTCTTAGGATCTATCGCCTCATTCATAATTATTCTTTTGGGTTATATTGCCTTTGACACCACAGGGATTATCACTGATATTCCTTGGGAAATAATTTTTCTTCTTCTTTTTTCTTATACTATTTCCCTTCCTATAAAAGACTTTAAAGATATTAAAGGTGATAAGAAAAATAATATTTGGACACTCCCTGTTCTTATGGGAGAAAAATATGCACGACTTTTTGTAGCAACGGGAATTTTTTTCTCTTTTATTTTAAGTGCTCTTATTCTAAATGCTAAAAATATAATTCCTTGGGCTCTCATTTTTAGCACAATTGCTTTTTTTATAGTATCTAATCCAAATCTTTCTATTTTGAATAAAAAAATTACTCCACAAATGCTCCCTGGTTTTATTATTGGCCTAGTCTTTCTTTACACATTAATTCTTTTGTTCTCAATCCTCTAA
- the rpsO gene encoding 30S ribosomal protein S15: MLTGEQKNGATKDTRRHDKDTGSPEYQIALFTEQIKRLTSHLQQNKKDFHSRRGLLKMVSKRRRLMAYLQKTNEDIYKKVVKKLGLKG; this comes from the coding sequence ATGCTTACAGGAGAGCAAAAGAATGGTGCAACAAAAGATACTCGACGTCATGATAAAGACACAGGATCCCCAGAATATCAAATAGCTCTATTTACAGAGCAGATTAAAAGATTAACTTCACATTTACAGCAGAATAAGAAAGATTTTCATTCCCGAAGAGGTTTATTAAAAATGGTTTCTAAGAGGCGTCGCCTCATGGCTTACTTGCAGAAAACGAATGAAGATATATATAAAAAAGTAGTAAAAAAATTGGGTCTCAAGGGTTAA
- a CDS encoding NYN domain-containing protein: protein MAKFKEQRVGVLVDIQNMYYTARVLYGRRVNFKNILEEGVSGRKLIRAIAYGVQTEEGMEGPFFEALENAGYEVKKKDLQIFAGGVKKADWDVGIAMDAVRFSKSMDVIVLVSGDGDYLPLVEYIQNTAGCRVEVIAFRESTSAKLIERADEFFDLSAEKKKFLFASSVKG from the coding sequence ATGGCAAAATTTAAAGAACAAAGAGTTGGTGTTCTCGTTGATATACAAAATATGTATTATACGGCTCGTGTTCTTTATGGACGAAGAGTGAATTTTAAAAATATTCTTGAAGAAGGTGTTAGTGGAAGAAAGCTTATTAGAGCTATTGCTTACGGAGTTCAAACTGAAGAGGGTATGGAAGGGCCTTTTTTTGAAGCTCTTGAAAACGCAGGATATGAAGTTAAGAAAAAAGATCTTCAAATTTTTGCTGGCGGAGTAAAGAAGGCTGATTGGGATGTTGGTATTGCTATGGACGCGGTTCGATTTTCAAAATCGATGGACGTTATTGTTTTGGTTTCTGGAGACGGAGACTATCTTCCTTTGGTGGAATATATTCAAAATACTGCTGGTTGTCGTGTTGAAGTTATAGCATTTCGAGAATCAACAAGTGCTAAACTTATTGAAAGAGCGGATGAATTTTTTGATTTAAGTGCAGAAAAGAAGAAATTTCTATTTGCTTCTTCTGTGAAGGGCTAG
- a CDS encoding signal peptidase II translates to MIFSISILFLLSHQFLKYIYHSHLFCNFGFSFGTFSSFSKMWIIIIISLFLLLCLVQIFSLKRKNVFSLEIIALLLFFGGGVTNFFDRLIFGCVYDYFSFFNLFYWNIADAGIFFGALLFLCIFIKKEVR, encoded by the coding sequence ATGATTTTTTCTATTTCTATTTTATTTTTACTCTCGCATCAATTTTTAAAATACATATACCATTCTCATCTTTTTTGTAATTTTGGTTTTTCTTTTGGGACATTTTCTTCTTTTTCGAAAATGTGGATAATAATAATTATCAGCTTGTTTCTTCTTTTGTGTTTAGTTCAGATTTTCTCTTTGAAGAGGAAAAATGTTTTTTCATTAGAAATTATTGCTTTATTGCTTTTTTTTGGAGGAGGTGTAACTAATTTCTTTGATAGACTTATTTTTGGTTGTGTTTATGATTATTTTTCTTTTTTTAATCTTTTTTATTGGAATATAGCAGATGCGGGTATTTTTTTTGGAGCTTTACTTTTCCTATGTATTTTTATAAAAAAAGAGGTAAGATGA